The Mauremys reevesii isolate NIE-2019 linkage group 1, ASM1616193v1, whole genome shotgun sequence genome has a segment encoding these proteins:
- the LOC120395583 gene encoding cytochrome c oxidase assembly factor 5, translating into MPKYYEEKEEDGRACAGVREDLRQCLLETSCVIQEGKSARQCLKEGHCRSLQVSFFECKRSMLDARARFRGRKGY; encoded by the exons ATGCCCAAATACtatgaggagaaggaggaggacggGCGGGCCTGTGCGGGGGTGCGGGAGGACCTGAGACAGTGTCTGCTCGAGACTTCCTGCGTCATACAG GAAGGAAAAAGCGCCAGACAATGCTTGAAGGAAGGACACTGCAGAAGTTTGCAAGTTTCTTTTTTTGAGTGCAAAAGATCTATG TTGGATGCCAGAGCAAGATTCAGAGGAAGGAAGGGATACTGA